A genomic segment from Bacillus cereus G9842 encodes:
- the estA gene encoding carboxylesterase translates to MKLASPKPFTFEGGDRAVLLLHGFTGNSADVRMLGRFLEKKGYTCHAPIYKGHGVPPEELVHTGPTDWWQDVTEAYQLLKDKGFEKIAVVGLSLGGVFSLKLGYTVPVLGVVPMCAPMYIKSEETMYQGILAYAREYKKREQKSPEQIEQEMLEFQKTPMNTLKALQQLIADVRNNVDMIYAPTFVVQARHDEMINTDSANIIYNGVESTLKDIKWYEDSTHVITLDKQRDELHEDVYNFLEQLDW, encoded by the coding sequence ATGAAATTAGCATCTCCGAAACCATTTACATTTGAGGGTGGAGACCGCGCTGTTTTATTACTACATGGATTCACAGGGAACTCAGCTGATGTACGTATGTTAGGGCGTTTCTTAGAGAAGAAAGGCTACACTTGTCATGCGCCAATTTATAAAGGGCACGGTGTACCACCAGAAGAGCTTGTTCATACAGGCCCTACAGATTGGTGGCAAGATGTAACGGAGGCATATCAGCTTTTAAAAGATAAAGGTTTTGAGAAAATTGCTGTTGTTGGATTGTCACTTGGCGGCGTATTTTCTTTAAAATTAGGTTATACAGTACCGGTTTTAGGTGTAGTACCAATGTGTGCACCGATGTATATTAAGAGCGAAGAAACGATGTACCAAGGTATATTGGCATATGCCCGCGAATATAAAAAGCGTGAGCAAAAGTCACCAGAGCAAATCGAACAAGAAATGTTGGAATTCCAAAAGACACCGATGAATACATTAAAAGCATTACAACAATTAATTGCTGACGTACGTAACAATGTGGATATGATTTATGCACCAACATTTGTTGTACAAGCACGTCATGACGAAATGATTAATACAGATAGTGCTAACATTATTTATAACGGTGTAGAATCTACGTTAAAAGACATTAAATGGTATGAAGACTCTACGCATGTCATTACACTTGATAAACAACGTGACGAGCTACATGAGGATGTATATAACTTCTTGGAGCAACTAGATTGGTAA
- the rnr gene encoding ribonuclease R, whose protein sequence is MEEITQEHIDKLLLFMREEAYKPLTIQELEEAFGIEGSEGFKDFVKALVMMEEKGLVIRTRSNRYGLPEKMNLVRGKLIGHARGFAFVVPEEKKTGDDDLFIPPTELNGALHGDTVLARLSSQSSGSRQEGSIVRILERGTKELVGTYTESKNFGFVIPDNKRWTSDIFILKSASMGAVEGHKVVVKITSYPENRLSAEGEVIQILGHKNDPGVDILSVIHKHHLPLAFPEEVMEHANSVPETISEEDLKDRRDLRDQMIVTIDGADAKDLDDAVTVTKLENGNYKLGVHIADVSHYVQEGSPIDVEAAERATSVYLVDRVIPMIPHRLSNGICSLNPKVDRLTLSCEMEINNLGDVVKHEIFQSVIKTTERMTYADVRSILEDEDEELIKRYEPLVPMFKEMGQLAQILREKRMRRGAIDFDFKEAKVLVDEEGKPTDVVMRDRSVSEKLIEEFMLVANETVAEHFHWMNVPFMYRVHEDPKEDKLERFFEFVTNFGYAVKGRANEVHPRALQQILEMVQGQPEEVVISTVMLRSMKQARYDADSLGHFGLSTEFYTHFTSPIRRYPDTIVHRLIREYIINGKVDNETQAKWREKLPEIAEHSSNMERRAVEAERETDEMKKAEYMVDKIGEEYDGMISSVTNFGLFVELPNTIEGLVHVSYLTDDYYRYDEQHFAMIGERTGNVFRIGDEITIRVINVNKDERAIDFEIVGMKGTPRRKFKDRPVVIEQPRTGRKKRGGRSERSNERGGERGTGRKFDRGGKGKSTGRGSASATASTSASQPGKKDGNGKKKKGFFENVPGFKKKKKKRK, encoded by the coding sequence TTGGAAGAAATCACACAAGAACATATTGATAAGTTGTTATTATTTATGAGAGAAGAAGCGTATAAACCGCTAACGATACAAGAGTTAGAAGAGGCATTTGGAATTGAAGGTTCTGAGGGCTTTAAAGATTTTGTAAAAGCACTTGTAATGATGGAAGAGAAGGGACTTGTTATTCGTACACGTAGTAATCGATACGGTCTTCCTGAAAAGATGAATTTAGTACGAGGTAAGTTAATTGGACATGCACGTGGCTTTGCTTTCGTTGTGCCAGAAGAGAAGAAAACTGGAGACGATGATCTTTTCATCCCTCCTACAGAATTAAACGGTGCACTTCATGGCGATACAGTATTAGCACGCCTTAGTTCTCAATCGAGCGGTTCACGTCAAGAAGGTTCAATTGTACGCATTTTAGAGCGTGGAACGAAAGAACTTGTTGGTACATATACAGAATCGAAAAACTTTGGATTTGTTATACCTGACAATAAGCGCTGGACGAGTGATATCTTTATCTTGAAAAGTGCATCAATGGGTGCTGTAGAAGGTCATAAAGTAGTTGTGAAAATTACGAGCTATCCAGAAAACCGTTTAAGCGCAGAAGGTGAAGTTATTCAAATTCTAGGTCATAAAAATGATCCAGGAGTAGATATTTTATCTGTCATTCATAAACATCATTTACCTTTAGCATTCCCTGAAGAAGTGATGGAGCATGCAAACAGTGTACCAGAAACGATTTCAGAAGAAGATTTAAAGGATCGTCGTGATTTACGTGATCAAATGATCGTAACGATTGATGGTGCAGACGCGAAAGACTTAGATGATGCTGTTACAGTAACGAAGCTTGAGAACGGTAACTACAAGCTTGGCGTTCACATTGCGGATGTAAGTCATTACGTTCAAGAAGGTTCTCCAATTGATGTAGAAGCAGCGGAAAGAGCGACGAGTGTGTATCTTGTTGACCGTGTAATTCCGATGATTCCACATCGTCTATCTAACGGTATTTGCTCATTAAACCCGAAAGTAGACCGTCTGACATTATCTTGTGAAATGGAAATCAACAACTTAGGTGATGTTGTTAAACACGAGATTTTCCAAAGTGTGATTAAAACGACAGAGCGTATGACGTATGCTGACGTAAGAAGCATTTTAGAAGATGAGGACGAAGAGTTAATTAAGCGTTATGAGCCATTAGTACCGATGTTTAAAGAGATGGGTCAATTGGCACAAATTCTACGTGAAAAACGTATGCGCCGTGGTGCAATTGACTTTGACTTTAAAGAAGCGAAAGTATTAGTAGATGAAGAAGGAAAACCGACTGATGTTGTTATGCGCGATCGTTCTGTATCAGAGAAGTTAATTGAAGAATTTATGCTTGTTGCGAATGAAACAGTAGCAGAGCACTTCCACTGGATGAACGTACCGTTTATGTACCGTGTCCATGAAGATCCGAAAGAAGATAAGCTTGAGCGTTTCTTCGAGTTTGTAACGAACTTCGGATATGCGGTAAAAGGACGTGCGAATGAAGTACACCCTCGTGCGCTGCAACAAATTCTTGAAATGGTTCAAGGACAGCCTGAAGAAGTAGTTATTTCAACGGTTATGCTTCGTTCTATGAAGCAAGCTCGTTACGATGCGGATAGTTTAGGGCATTTCGGTTTATCAACTGAGTTCTACACACATTTCACATCACCAATTCGTCGTTACCCAGATACAATCGTTCATAGATTAATTCGTGAATACATTATTAATGGTAAAGTCGACAATGAAACGCAAGCAAAATGGCGTGAAAAATTACCTGAGATTGCAGAGCACTCTTCTAATATGGAACGCCGTGCTGTTGAAGCAGAGCGTGAAACAGATGAGATGAAAAAAGCAGAGTATATGGTTGATAAGATCGGTGAAGAGTATGACGGTATGATTAGCTCTGTAACAAACTTCGGTTTATTCGTAGAGCTTCCAAATACAATTGAAGGTCTTGTACACGTTAGCTACTTAACGGATGATTACTACCGTTATGACGAGCAGCATTTCGCTATGATCGGAGAGCGTACAGGAAACGTATTCCGCATCGGTGACGAAATTACAATTCGTGTTATTAACGTAAATAAAGACGAGCGTGCAATCGACTTTGAAATCGTTGGCATGAAAGGTACACCTCGTCGTAAGTTCAAAGATCGTCCAGTCGTTATCGAGCAGCCAAGAACAGGCAGAAAGAAACGCGGTGGACGTAGCGAGCGCAGTAATGAGCGCGGCGGTGAACGTGGCACAGGTAGAAAGTTTGACCGTGGTGGCAAAGGTAAAAGCACAGGAAGAGGATCCGCATCAGCAACAGCATCCACGTCTGCTAGTCAGCCAGGGAAAAAAGATGGTAATGGCAAGAAGAAAAAAGGATTCTTCGAAAACGTACCAGGATTCAAGAAGAAAAAGAAAAAGCGTAAGTAA
- the tpiA gene encoding triose-phosphate isomerase, whose product MRKPIIAGNWKMNKTLSEAVSFVEEVKGQIPAASAVDAVVCSPALFLERLVAATEGTDLQVGAQNMHFEKNGAFTGEISPVALSDLKVGYVVLGHSERREMFAETDESVNKKTLAAFEHGLTPIVCCGETLEERESGKTFDLVAGQVTKALAGLTEEQVKATVIAYEPIWAIGTGKSSSSADANEVCAHIRKVVAEAVSPEAAEAVRIQYGGSVKPENIKEYMAQSDIDGALVGGASLEPASFLGLLGAVK is encoded by the coding sequence ATGCGTAAACCAATTATCGCAGGTAACTGGAAAATGAATAAAACTCTATCTGAAGCAGTTAGCTTCGTAGAGGAAGTTAAAGGTCAAATCCCAGCAGCTTCAGCTGTTGATGCAGTAGTTTGCTCTCCAGCTCTATTCTTAGAGCGCCTTGTAGCAGCAACTGAAGGAACTGATTTACAAGTAGGTGCACAAAACATGCACTTCGAAAAAAATGGTGCATTCACTGGCGAAATTAGCCCAGTAGCACTTAGCGACTTAAAAGTAGGCTACGTAGTACTTGGCCACTCTGAGCGTCGTGAAATGTTTGCTGAAACAGACGAATCAGTAAACAAAAAGACTCTAGCAGCATTTGAACATGGTTTAACACCAATCGTATGTTGTGGTGAGACTTTAGAAGAGCGCGAAAGCGGAAAAACATTTGATCTAGTAGCAGGTCAAGTGACAAAAGCACTTGCAGGTTTAACAGAAGAGCAAGTTAAAGCAACTGTTATCGCTTATGAGCCTATCTGGGCTATCGGTACAGGTAAATCTTCTTCTTCTGCAGATGCAAATGAAGTATGTGCGCACATCCGTAAAGTTGTTGCAGAAGCTGTTTCTCCAGAAGCTGCAGAAGCTGTTCGTATTCAATACGGCGGTAGCGTAAAACCAGAAAACATTAAAGAGTATATGGCACAATCTGACATCGACGGCGCTTTAGTTGGCGGTGCTAGCTTAGAGCCTGCTTCGTTCTTAGGTCTTCTGGGGGCGGTAAAATGA
- the gpmI gene encoding 2,3-bisphosphoglycerate-independent phosphoglycerate mutase, whose protein sequence is MRKPTALIILDGFGLREETHGNAVAQAKKPNFDGYWNKFPHTTLTACGEEVGLPEGQMGNSEVGHLNIGAGRIVYQSLTRVNVAIREGEFDQNETFQNAIKSVKEKGTALHLFGLLSDGGVHSHMNHMFALLRLAAKEGVEKVYIHAFLDGRDVGPQTAKGYIDAANEVIKETGVGQFATISGRYYSMDRDKRWDRVEKCYSAMVNGEGPTYKSAEECVEDSYANGIYDEFVLPSVIVNEDNTPVATINDDDAVIFYNFRPDRAIQIARVFTNEDFREFDRGEKVPHIPEFVCMTHFSETVNGYVAFKPMNLDNTLGEVVAQAGLKQLRIAETEKYPHVTFFFSGGREAEFPGEERILINSPKVATYDLKPEMSIYEVTDALVNEIENDKHDVIILNFANCDMVGHSGMMEPTIKAVEATDECLGKVVEAILAKDGVALITADHGNADQELTADGEPMTAHTTNPVPFIVTKNDVELREGGILGDIAPTMLTLLNVEQPKEMTGKTIIK, encoded by the coding sequence ATGAGAAAGCCAACAGCTTTAATCATCCTTGACGGTTTCGGACTTCGTGAAGAAACTCACGGGAATGCTGTAGCACAAGCTAAGAAACCTAATTTTGATGGTTACTGGAACAAATTCCCTCATACAACGCTTACAGCTTGTGGTGAGGAAGTAGGTCTTCCAGAAGGTCAAATGGGTAACTCTGAGGTTGGTCACTTAAATATTGGTGCTGGCCGCATAGTATATCAAAGCTTAACACGCGTAAACGTTGCAATTCGTGAAGGTGAGTTCGATCAGAACGAAACATTCCAAAATGCAATTAAAAGCGTAAAAGAAAAAGGTACTGCTCTTCATTTATTCGGTTTACTTTCTGATGGTGGTGTGCACAGTCACATGAACCATATGTTTGCTCTTCTTCGCTTAGCAGCAAAAGAAGGTGTGGAGAAAGTTTACATCCATGCGTTCTTAGACGGCCGCGATGTTGGACCACAAACAGCAAAAGGTTATATCGATGCAGCAAATGAAGTAATTAAAGAAACAGGAGTAGGACAATTCGCGACTATCTCTGGTCGTTATTACTCCATGGACCGTGACAAGCGTTGGGATCGCGTAGAAAAATGTTACAGTGCTATGGTGAATGGTGAAGGCCCTACTTATAAATCAGCAGAAGAGTGTGTAGAAGACTCTTATGCGAACGGTATCTATGATGAATTCGTATTGCCGTCTGTAATTGTTAACGAAGATAACACGCCAGTTGCAACAATCAATGATGATGATGCAGTTATCTTCTATAACTTCCGTCCAGACCGTGCAATTCAAATTGCTCGTGTATTTACAAACGAAGACTTCCGTGAGTTCGATCGTGGTGAAAAAGTACCTCACATTCCAGAATTCGTATGTATGACACACTTCAGTGAAACTGTGAATGGTTACGTGGCATTCAAGCCAATGAACCTTGATAACACTTTAGGTGAAGTTGTTGCGCAAGCGGGATTAAAGCAACTTCGCATCGCGGAAACCGAAAAGTATCCGCACGTTACATTCTTCTTTAGCGGTGGTCGTGAGGCTGAATTCCCAGGAGAAGAGCGTATCTTAATTAACTCACCGAAGGTTGCAACGTATGACTTGAAACCTGAAATGAGCATTTACGAAGTAACGGACGCTTTAGTAAATGAAATCGAAAATGATAAACATGATGTTATCATTCTTAACTTTGCAAACTGTGATATGGTTGGCCATTCTGGGATGATGGAACCAACAATTAAAGCAGTAGAAGCAACTGACGAATGTTTAGGAAAAGTTGTAGAAGCGATTCTTGCAAAAGATGGTGTAGCACTTATTACTGCTGACCATGGTAATGCCGATCAGGAGTTAACTGCTGATGGCGAGCCGATGACAGCTCATACAACTAACCCGGTTCCTTTCATCGTTACAAAAAATGATGTAGAGCTTCGTGAAGGTGGTATTTTAGGAGATATCGCTCCAACAATGCTTACACTTTTAAATGTGGAACAACCGAAAGAAATGACAGGTAAAACAATTATTAAATAA
- a CDS encoding nucleoside hydrolase: MPKKVLIFCDPGIDDTMALLLAFFIDEIEIIGIVADYGNVPKKMAVQNAHFFNNETKNRNIKIFGGSERPLTGAPPAFFTDVHGKQGLGPIIPKVNVTNGEMENFFEVIPLIEQYKDELIIVSLGRLTSLAILFIVCKQLMKQVKSYYVMGGAFLHPGNVTPISEANFYGDPTAANIVLQSTANMYIYPLNVTQYSVITPEMAEYIETKGKAPLVKPLFDHYYYGYYKDALPHLKGSPFHDTMPILALLDNSMFTYHKSPIVVMTESYAQGASIGEFRSLGESKPFIDWPSHQIAIDFDYNRFFKHFMSLMTGEQF; the protein is encoded by the coding sequence ATGCCAAAAAAAGTTCTCATTTTTTGTGATCCTGGGATTGATGATACGATGGCTCTCCTCTTAGCTTTCTTTATTGATGAAATAGAAATTATCGGTATTGTTGCTGATTACGGCAATGTCCCGAAAAAAATGGCCGTACAAAATGCTCATTTTTTTAATAACGAAACAAAGAATAGAAATATCAAGATATTCGGTGGTTCAGAACGTCCTCTTACTGGTGCCCCACCTGCGTTTTTTACGGATGTACATGGGAAACAGGGGCTCGGGCCAATTATTCCAAAGGTAAATGTGACTAACGGAGAAATGGAGAATTTTTTTGAAGTTATTCCTCTTATTGAGCAGTATAAAGATGAATTAATCATTGTAAGTTTAGGAAGACTTACCTCCCTAGCAATTTTATTCATCGTATGTAAACAGTTAATGAAGCAAGTTAAATCTTACTACGTAATGGGCGGTGCCTTTTTACACCCTGGTAATGTTACCCCTATTTCCGAAGCAAACTTTTATGGCGATCCTACTGCTGCTAATATAGTCCTCCAATCTACAGCTAACATGTACATATACCCATTAAACGTCACCCAATATTCCGTCATTACACCCGAGATGGCGGAGTATATTGAAACAAAAGGAAAAGCCCCACTTGTCAAACCTTTATTCGATCATTATTACTACGGATATTATAAAGACGCCCTACCACATTTAAAGGGTAGCCCCTTCCATGACACAATGCCAATACTCGCTTTACTTGATAACTCTATGTTTACCTATCACAAATCACCTATCGTTGTCATGACAGAATCTTATGCGCAGGGGGCAAGCATTGGAGAATTTCGCTCTTTAGGAGAATCTAAGCCATTTATTGATTGGCCGAGTCATCAAATCGCAATTGATTTTGATTATAACCGCTTCTTCAAACATTTCATGTCACTTATGACGGGCGAACAATTTTAG
- a CDS encoding LrgB family protein has product MSQILIGIGWVLFTVLLYQLSKKIYKLFPTPFTIPMLVATGLMAFLFIVLDIPYQHYMESGGGWIAKLLGPGVVAFAIPLYKQRHVLQKYVVPIAGGVLVGTTVAIASDFAIASLMGTDKSLILSSLPKSVTMPVAMSVSEQVGGVPSLTAAFVVIAGITGTITGPLLLKWSRVTNSVGKGIGFGCASHIMGVMRAMKNNEHEGVIGSVTMTLTAILTCLLGPLFAMMFM; this is encoded by the coding sequence ATGAGCCAAATATTAATCGGAATCGGTTGGGTTCTTTTTACGGTGCTATTATATCAATTATCTAAAAAAATCTATAAATTATTTCCAACACCATTCACCATTCCAATGCTTGTAGCAACAGGATTAATGGCTTTCCTATTTATCGTGCTTGATATACCATATCAACATTATATGGAAAGTGGTGGTGGCTGGATTGCAAAGCTACTTGGACCCGGTGTTGTAGCATTTGCAATTCCTCTTTATAAACAACGTCATGTTCTGCAAAAGTATGTTGTACCGATTGCCGGCGGGGTATTAGTAGGTACAACAGTTGCAATCGCTAGTGATTTTGCCATTGCTTCACTTATGGGAACAGATAAAAGCTTAATCTTATCGTCTTTACCAAAATCGGTGACAATGCCAGTTGCGATGAGCGTTTCTGAACAAGTTGGTGGTGTACCTTCCTTAACAGCAGCTTTCGTTGTTATCGCAGGTATTACTGGAACGATTACAGGACCTCTCTTATTAAAATGGAGCCGTGTTACAAACTCAGTTGGTAAAGGTATCGGATTTGGATGTGCTTCTCATATTATGGGCGTTATGAGAGCGATGAAAAATAACGAACATGAAGGTGTTATTGGATCGGTAACAATGACATTAACAGCAATTTTGACATGTTTACTTGGACCGTTATTTGCAATGATGTTTATGTAA
- the eno gene encoding phosphopyruvate hydratase: MSTIIDVYAREVLDSRGNPTVEVEVYTESGAFGRAIVPSGASTGEHEAVELRDGDKSRYLGKGVVNAVNNVNEIIAPEIAGFDVTDQAGIDRAMIELDGTPNKGKLGANAILGVSMAVAHAAADFVGLPLYRYLGGFNAKQLPTPMMNIINGGSHADNNVDFQEFMILPVGAPTFKESIRMGAEVFHALKAVLHDKGLNTAVGDEGGFAPNLGSNREALEVIIEAIEKAGYKAGENVFLGMDVASSEFYNKETGKYDLAGEGRTGLTSAEMVDFYEELCKDFPIISIEDGLDENDWDGHKLLTERIGDKVQLVGDDLFVTNTQKLAEGIEKGISNSILIKVNQIGTLTETFEAIEMAKRAGYTAVVSHRSGETEDATIADIAVATNAGQIKTGSMSRTDRIAKYNQLLRIEDELGEIAVYDGIKSFYNIKR; encoded by the coding sequence ATGTCAACAATTATTGATGTTTATGCTCGCGAAGTCCTTGACTCTCGTGGTAACCCAACTGTAGAAGTAGAAGTTTACACAGAAAGCGGTGCTTTCGGACGCGCTATCGTACCAAGTGGTGCATCTACTGGTGAGCACGAAGCAGTAGAATTACGTGACGGTGACAAATCTCGTTACCTTGGTAAAGGTGTTGTTAACGCAGTAAACAACGTTAACGAAATTATCGCTCCAGAAATCGCTGGTTTCGATGTAACTGACCAAGCTGGTATCGACCGTGCTATGATCGAATTAGACGGCACTCCAAACAAAGGTAAACTAGGCGCTAACGCTATCCTTGGTGTATCTATGGCAGTAGCTCACGCAGCAGCTGACTTCGTAGGTCTTCCATTATACCGTTACCTTGGTGGATTCAATGCAAAACAATTACCAACTCCAATGATGAACATCATCAACGGTGGTTCTCACGCTGATAACAACGTTGACTTCCAAGAGTTCATGATCTTACCAGTTGGTGCTCCAACATTCAAAGAATCAATCCGTATGGGTGCTGAAGTATTCCATGCACTTAAAGCTGTATTACATGACAAAGGTCTTAACACTGCAGTAGGTGACGAAGGTGGATTCGCTCCAAACCTTGGTTCTAACCGTGAAGCTTTAGAAGTAATCATCGAAGCTATCGAAAAAGCTGGTTACAAAGCTGGCGAGAACGTATTCTTAGGAATGGACGTTGCTTCTTCTGAGTTCTACAACAAAGAAACTGGTAAATATGACCTTGCAGGCGAAGGCCGTACTGGCTTAACTTCTGCAGAAATGGTTGATTTCTACGAAGAGCTTTGCAAAGACTTCCCAATCATCTCTATCGAAGATGGTTTAGACGAAAACGACTGGGATGGTCACAAATTATTAACTGAGCGTATCGGTGATAAAGTACAATTAGTTGGTGACGATTTATTCGTAACTAACACTCAAAAACTTGCTGAAGGTATCGAAAAAGGTATCTCTAACTCAATCTTAATTAAAGTTAACCAAATCGGTACTTTAACTGAGACTTTCGAAGCTATCGAAATGGCTAAACGTGCTGGTTACACAGCAGTTGTATCTCACCGTTCTGGTGAAACTGAAGATGCTACAATTGCTGACATCGCAGTTGCAACTAACGCTGGCCAAATCAAAACTGGTTCTATGAGCCGTACTGACCGTATTGCTAAGTACAACCAATTATTACGCATCGAAGACGAACTAGGCGAAATCGCTGTTTACGATGGTATCAAATCTTTCTATAACATCAAACGATAA
- the secG gene encoding preprotein translocase subunit SecG: MHTLLSVLLITVSILMIVMVLMQSSNSSGLSGAISGGAEQLFGKQKARGIEAVLNRITIVLAVLFFVLTIAVTYLNL, translated from the coding sequence GTGCATACGTTATTATCCGTTTTACTTATTACTGTATCGATTTTAATGATTGTTATGGTACTTATGCAGTCTAGTAATAGCTCAGGCCTTTCAGGTGCAATTTCAGGCGGTGCAGAGCAATTATTTGGTAAGCAAAAAGCACGTGGAATTGAAGCAGTATTAAACCGTATCACAATTGTTTTAGCTGTATTGTTCTTTGTATTAACAATTGCTGTTACGTACTTAAACTTATAG
- a CDS encoding CidA/LrgA family holin-like protein, whose product MKFTKILVQIAALYVFYMVGTWVQEMLNIPIPGSLIGMFLLLVLLSLKVLPVKWFDLGAETLVAIMPFLLIPPTLGLMNYGAFFMSKGISLFITVVASTFLIIIVAGHTGQYLANRKERESR is encoded by the coding sequence ATGAAATTTACAAAGATTCTTGTCCAAATTGCTGCTCTTTACGTGTTTTATATGGTTGGAACTTGGGTGCAAGAAATGCTAAATATTCCAATTCCAGGAAGTTTGATTGGGATGTTCCTCTTACTTGTTTTACTTAGCCTAAAAGTTCTTCCAGTGAAATGGTTCGATTTAGGAGCAGAAACACTCGTTGCTATTATGCCGTTTTTATTAATTCCGCCAACGCTTGGCTTAATGAATTACGGTGCTTTTTTTATGAGTAAAGGAATTTCTCTTTTCATTACAGTTGTAGCGAGTACATTTTTAATTATTATTGTCGCAGGACATACAGGACAATATCTTGCGAATAGGAAGGAAAGAGAGTCGCGATGA
- a CDS encoding phosphoglycerate kinase: MNKKSIRDVDLKGKRVFCRVDFNVPMKEGKITDETRIRAALPTIQYLVEQGAKVILASHLGRPKGQAVEELRLTPVAARLGELLGKDVKKADEAFGPVAQEMVAAMNEGDVLVLENVRFYAGEEKNDAELAKEFAALADIFVNDAFGAAHRAHASTAGIADYLPAVSGLLMEKELDVLGKALSNPERPFTAIIGGAKVKDKIGVIRHLLDKVDNLIIGGGLAYTFVKALGHEIGLSLCEDDKIELAKEFMQLAKEKGVNFYMPVDVVITEEFSETATTQIVGIDSIPSNWEGVDIGPKTREIYADVIKNSKLVVWNGPMGVFEMTPFAEGTKAVGQALADAEDTYSVIGGGDSAAAVEKFGMADKMSHISTGGGASLEFMEGKELPGVVCLNDK, from the coding sequence ATGAACAAAAAATCAATTCGTGACGTAGATTTAAAAGGTAAGCGTGTATTTTGCCGCGTTGATTTCAACGTACCTATGAAAGAAGGCAAAATTACAGATGAAACTCGTATCCGTGCAGCTCTTCCTACAATTCAATATTTAGTAGAGCAAGGTGCGAAAGTTATTTTAGCAAGCCACTTAGGCCGTCCAAAAGGTCAAGCGGTAGAAGAATTACGTCTTACTCCAGTAGCAGCACGTTTAGGCGAGCTTCTTGGTAAAGATGTTAAAAAAGCAGACGAAGCATTCGGACCAGTTGCACAAGAAATGGTTGCAGCAATGAACGAAGGCGACGTATTAGTTCTTGAAAACGTACGTTTCTATGCGGGCGAAGAAAAGAACGATGCAGAACTTGCGAAAGAATTTGCAGCACTTGCTGACATCTTCGTAAACGATGCATTCGGTGCAGCTCACCGTGCTCACGCTTCTACAGCAGGTATCGCAGACTACCTACCAGCAGTATCTGGTCTATTAATGGAAAAAGAGTTAGATGTATTAGGTAAAGCACTTTCTAACCCAGAACGTCCATTTACAGCTATTATTGGTGGTGCGAAAGTAAAAGATAAAATCGGTGTAATTCGTCATCTATTAGACAAAGTAGATAACTTAATCATCGGTGGCGGACTTGCTTACACGTTCGTTAAAGCTTTAGGTCATGAAATTGGTCTATCTCTATGTGAAGACGACAAGATTGAACTAGCTAAAGAATTTATGCAACTTGCAAAAGAAAAAGGCGTAAACTTCTACATGCCAGTTGATGTTGTAATCACTGAGGAATTCTCTGAAACTGCAACAACTCAAATCGTTGGTATCGACTCTATCCCTTCTAACTGGGAAGGCGTAGACATCGGTCCTAAAACACGTGAAATTTATGCAGATGTAATTAAAAACTCTAAGCTTGTTGTATGGAATGGACCAATGGGTGTATTCGAAATGACTCCATTCGCAGAAGGTACAAAAGCAGTAGGACAAGCATTAGCAGATGCAGAAGATACATACTCTGTTATCGGCGGTGGTGACTCTGCAGCAGCTGTTGAAAAATTCGGTATGGCTGATAAAATGAGCCACATTTCTACTGGCGGCGGTGCGTCATTAGAATTCATGGAAGGTAAAGAGCTTCCAGGTGTAGTTTGTCTTAACGACAAATAA